In Mongoliitalea daihaiensis, one DNA window encodes the following:
- a CDS encoding DUF6733 family protein, with the protein MQNKITKITAAVALTFVCFLGMSFQQASAQEESRFNMDVTLNSDQFFGFYPFFSGSYSLSSTLDFTFYGILWSGGTGGGWGNWTEFGVGVGFEPAEGISVSPQIGILGGTLLSKGAVPGSPGIFGDGIVPNLTIGLDKAKTEGEFYAGFYAPLRNEAPTGGTTLSYLHYWANFGFKATEFFSLGAHYEHLINTGGSEIATSTDLYQWLGPYVQFSNPKGGAFARFSFGTDLVAGNDSFFKLTTGFSF; encoded by the coding sequence ATGCAAAACAAGATTACAAAAATCACGGCGGCAGTCGCGCTTACGTTCGTTTGCTTTTTGGGAATGAGTTTCCAACAAGCATCAGCTCAGGAAGAAAGTAGATTCAACATGGATGTCACGCTCAATTCTGACCAATTCTTTGGATTTTATCCCTTCTTCTCAGGTTCATACAGCCTTAGCAGCACGTTGGACTTCACCTTTTATGGTATTTTATGGTCTGGTGGTACTGGCGGAGGCTGGGGAAACTGGACTGAGTTTGGTGTCGGTGTAGGCTTTGAGCCAGCAGAAGGCATCAGTGTTAGTCCACAAATTGGTATTTTAGGAGGAACTTTGCTGTCAAAGGGTGCAGTACCTGGTAGCCCTGGCATCTTTGGAGACGGTATTGTTCCTAATTTGACAATCGGTTTGGACAAAGCTAAAACTGAAGGCGAATTCTACGCAGGTTTCTATGCTCCTTTAAGAAATGAGGCTCCTACAGGCGGTACTACGCTTTCATACTTACATTATTGGGCAAATTTTGGATTCAAAGCCACAGAGTTCTTTTCTTTAGGCGCACATTATGAGCACTTGATCAATACTGGAGGTTCTGAAATAGCAACTTCAACTGATCTGTACCAGTGGTTAGGTCCATACGTACAATTTAGTAATCCTAAAGGTGGTGCTTTTGCCAGATTCTCTTTCGGAACTGATTTGGTAGCCGGAAATGACTCTTTCTTTAAACTAACAACAGGATTCAGTTTCTAA
- a CDS encoding YDG domain-containing protein: MNLFLKSFYEPFKQLVILLFLLALTTQAYSQRLRPPFIPPSLDPIENPTNPPTSSPSLVVTNGNNSGAGSLRQVVADAPAGSMITFSGVTTVTLSTTEIILNKNLTISGANEVTINGGGNSRIFNITGNPTVSLRNLTFTNGLEDLGGAIFNNSSNLEIISCLFENNQANQKGGAIYNNNASPRITNTFFAENHVIAVAPPIVECTAVTNVTRTVSANTLSVFWSPSPAALSYTFNIRASSDTEFLQFQVDQSLSSINLENLVSSTTYSYFITTNCADGVTRNTATFTVTTNASSVPIGPGAGRGEPIAPAVRLISPNGRINSAATQDFLGGGAIFNDGSSPRIVNTLFFSNTVSSTGGPLGAAILNVNGSNPQITNTTFGRNQVLGPNNQPISSGATNFGTIANDDNSASSITNSIIWGNPSGGIVGPNGTVTFSAVENGPTGTGNQNINPQFVSLSSGDLRLQPTSPLRDAGNPSTDLSIFPGGTAEPLDFDANPRVVGGIIDMGAFELELNLQPQTITITPPTVLIYGDRDVSFTATTTSGLPVTYSVESNPFISVNSDGTGLNANRATATPVTITVSVEGNSSFEPASTTLSLPVLQRQLTIPPPIISPKVYDGNTSADITIGTLENKVASDVVDVNATGTFDNPDAGTGKTVSVSYVISGADAGNYITPVDFTSTDGVITPRQLTITPPSISPKVYDGNTSADILIGILENKVPNDVIDVNATGTFDNPNAGTGKTVTVSYVISGADAGNYLTPVDFISTDGVITPRQLTITPPSISPKVYDGNTSADILIGILENKVPNDAIDVNATGTFDNPNAGTGKTVTVSYVISGADAGNYLTPVDFISTDGVITPRQLTITPPSISPKVYDGTTSADILIGILENKVPNDVIDINATGTFDNPNAGTGKTVTVSYVISGADAGNYLTPVDFISTDGVITPRDLFITPFEGQRKAQGSEDPELAFEAIGFVVGEDNSILTGQLGREPGESCGTYEIINSNLSAGNNYTVILTAGVLFEIFDATPPTLILKNISVQLDNSGNASITISDIDNGTTDNCSAFEDLIFEISQTAFTCENTEPITVTVKVTDLAGNSSEGSAEITVLQPLIPISTNISSTVARNQNGNVLIYANAPARLAVPASTVLQAINIPSSYTGLTFEWFVKLDENSAFISIAQTNTLTVQAEGDFNRTYKVVVTSDAGCVAEEQISVISIETSCDRGGNNRVQVCHLPGGNFSRRITLCVNVNAVDAFLRNNPGSFIGNCNITFRLDTEPETISVPWNTSLETIKEIIDQKREEWFGGTPDLTVQGKGFNPFQAGIHTLQVNLDESEGSQLENPVNVKIEIQAKPLAESIELSTLSIPSEIRSGDILATISTIDPADDIHTYHLEENLNLAIEGNQLIWTGTDIAPQKITTRIISTDRAGQSIDREVTFLREIALNEFLLYPNPATHETNAKVQLDGSASVTITVYDITGRILINETTFEEETFIRTLNLDGMATGVYLVQVKIGYLVMTQRLMKN; this comes from the coding sequence ATGAATCTCTTTCTAAAATCATTTTACGAGCCGTTCAAACAGTTGGTGATCTTGCTCTTTTTATTAGCACTTACTACACAGGCATATTCACAACGGTTGCGACCCCCATTTATCCCCCCTTCACTCGATCCCATTGAAAACCCAACTAATCCCCCTACAAGTTCACCTTCATTGGTGGTTACCAATGGAAATAATTCTGGAGCGGGAAGTCTTCGTCAGGTAGTAGCAGATGCTCCCGCTGGTAGTATGATTACTTTTTCAGGAGTAACCACCGTAACCCTATCTACAACTGAGATAATTCTCAATAAAAACCTCACCATCAGTGGGGCCAACGAAGTGACGATCAATGGGGGAGGCAATTCAAGAATTTTCAACATTACAGGAAATCCCACAGTATCACTAAGAAATTTAACATTTACAAATGGACTAGAAGACTTGGGTGGGGCTATATTCAATAATTCGTCCAACCTTGAAATTATCAGTTGTTTGTTTGAAAATAATCAGGCAAACCAGAAAGGAGGCGCAATTTACAATAACAATGCATCCCCCAGAATCACCAATACTTTTTTCGCTGAAAACCATGTTATAGCAGTTGCCCCCCCTATAGTAGAATGTACAGCGGTCACCAATGTAACAAGAACAGTAAGCGCAAATACGCTTTCAGTCTTTTGGAGCCCTAGCCCTGCTGCGCTTTCATATACTTTTAACATTAGGGCTTCATCTGACACAGAATTTCTTCAATTCCAAGTAGATCAATCTCTGAGTTCTATCAATCTTGAGAATTTAGTATCTTCAACCACCTATAGTTACTTTATCACTACAAATTGCGCTGATGGAGTAACAAGAAATACGGCTACATTCACCGTTACAACCAATGCATCGAGTGTTCCTATAGGTCCAGGTGCAGGTCGAGGTGAACCTATTGCTCCAGCAGTTAGGCTTATAAGTCCTAACGGTAGGATAAATAGCGCAGCAACCCAAGATTTCCTTGGTGGGGGAGCAATTTTCAACGATGGTTCTTCCCCAAGAATAGTGAACACGCTATTTTTCTCAAATACAGTTTCCTCCACAGGTGGGCCATTGGGTGCAGCAATTCTCAATGTCAATGGTTCTAATCCACAAATCACAAATACCACGTTTGGTAGAAACCAAGTTCTAGGACCCAATAATCAGCCTATTTCGTCAGGTGCAACAAACTTTGGTACCATTGCGAATGATGACAATTCGGCATCTTCTATCACCAATTCCATTATTTGGGGCAACCCATCTGGAGGTATTGTGGGTCCCAATGGTACAGTCACCTTCTCAGCTGTGGAAAATGGTCCAACTGGTACGGGAAATCAAAACATCAACCCACAGTTTGTAAGTCTTTCTTCAGGAGACTTACGCCTACAACCAACTTCTCCTTTACGTGATGCAGGAAATCCTTCAACAGACTTAAGTATATTCCCTGGGGGGACAGCTGAACCACTGGATTTTGACGCCAATCCTAGAGTAGTAGGAGGAATCATTGACATGGGCGCCTTTGAACTAGAGCTAAACCTTCAACCACAAACCATCACTATCACGCCACCAACAGTTTTAATCTATGGAGATAGAGATGTTAGCTTTACTGCTACTACTACTTCTGGTCTTCCAGTGACTTATTCCGTTGAGAGCAATCCATTCATATCAGTTAACTCTGATGGAACTGGACTCAATGCCAATAGAGCTACGGCAACTCCGGTGACGATTACTGTATCTGTTGAAGGAAATTCATCTTTTGAACCTGCCAGCACAACGTTATCACTACCTGTCCTCCAAAGACAACTGACCATTCCCCCGCCAATCATTAGCCCTAAAGTCTATGACGGCAATACATCTGCCGATATCACAATAGGTACCTTGGAAAACAAAGTAGCAAGCGACGTGGTAGACGTAAACGCAACGGGAACATTTGATAATCCTGACGCAGGTACAGGAAAAACGGTCTCCGTAAGCTATGTAATCTCCGGAGCAGATGCAGGAAACTATATTACCCCGGTTGATTTTACCAGCACAGATGGGGTGATTACTCCAAGGCAGCTGACCATTACTCCGCCAAGCATTAGCCCTAAAGTTTATGACGGCAATACATCTGCTGATATCTTAATAGGCATCTTGGAAAACAAAGTACCTAACGATGTGATAGACGTAAATGCAACGGGAACATTTGATAATCCTAACGCAGGTACAGGTAAAACGGTCACGGTAAGCTATGTAATCTCTGGTGCAGATGCAGGTAACTACCTAACCCCTGTTGATTTTATCAGTACAGATGGGGTGATTACTCCAAGGCAGCTGACCATTACTCCGCCAAGCATTAGCCCTAAAGTTTATGACGGCAATACATCTGCTGATATCTTAATAGGCATCTTGGAAAACAAAGTACCTAACGATGCAATAGACGTAAATGCAACAGGAACATTTGATAATCCTAACGCAGGTACAGGTAAAACAGTCACGGTAAGCTATGTAATCTCTGGTGCAGATGCAGGGAACTACCTAACACCTGTTGATTTTATCAGTACAGATGGGGTGATTACTCCAAGGCAGCTGACCATTACTCCGCCAAGCATTAGCCCTAAAGTTTATGACGGCACTACATCTGCTGATATCTTAATAGGCATCTTGGAAAACAAAGTACCTAACGATGTGATAGACATAAATGCAACGGGAACATTTGATAATCCTAACGCAGGTACAGGTAAAACGGTCACGGTAAGCTATGTAATCTCTGGTGCAGATGCAGGGAACTACCTAACCCCTGTTGATTTTATCAGCACAGATGGGGTGATTACCCCGAGAGACTTATTTATTACTCCTTTCGAGGGACAAAGAAAAGCGCAAGGATCAGAAGACCCTGAGTTGGCATTTGAAGCAATTGGTTTCGTTGTAGGTGAAGATAACTCCATTCTTACAGGACAACTCGGAAGAGAACCAGGTGAATCCTGTGGCACTTATGAAATCATTAATAGTAATTTAAGTGCTGGAAACAACTATACGGTCATTCTTACAGCAGGCGTTTTGTTTGAGATTTTCGATGCTACTCCTCCTACTTTGATACTTAAAAACATCAGTGTTCAATTGGATAACTCGGGGAATGCCAGTATCACCATCTCAGATATTGATAATGGAACAACAGATAATTGTTCAGCTTTTGAAGACCTTATATTTGAGATCAGCCAAACTGCCTTTACTTGCGAAAATACGGAACCAATCACAGTAACCGTTAAAGTAACTGACCTTGCTGGAAACTCTAGTGAAGGTTCAGCAGAAATCACTGTCCTTCAACCACTAATTCCAATTTCGACAAACATCAGTTCCACAGTTGCAAGAAATCAAAATGGCAATGTACTGATCTACGCCAATGCACCGGCACGACTTGCAGTACCAGCTTCAACAGTCTTGCAGGCGATTAATATCCCAAGCAGTTATACTGGACTTACCTTCGAGTGGTTTGTGAAATTAGATGAGAACAGTGCATTTATCAGCATAGCGCAAACCAATACACTCACTGTACAAGCTGAAGGTGATTTTAATCGTACTTACAAAGTAGTAGTGACAAGTGATGCAGGTTGTGTAGCAGAAGAACAGATTTCTGTAATTTCTATAGAAACTTCCTGCGATAGAGGAGGTAATAACAGAGTACAAGTTTGTCATTTGCCAGGAGGGAACTTTAGTAGAAGAATTACATTATGTGTCAATGTAAATGCTGTAGATGCATTCCTAAGAAACAACCCAGGTTCATTTATTGGAAATTGTAACATCACATTTAGATTGGATACTGAGCCTGAAACCATTTCAGTTCCTTGGAATACAAGTTTGGAAACCATCAAGGAAATTATCGATCAGAAGAGAGAAGAATGGTTTGGAGGCACCCCTGATTTAACTGTTCAAGGGAAAGGATTCAACCCATTCCAAGCAGGAATTCACACCCTTCAGGTGAATCTTGATGAATCCGAAGGCAGTCAATTAGAAAATCCGGTGAATGTAAAGATAGAAATCCAGGCAAAACCTTTAGCAGAATCGATTGAGTTAAGCACCTTAAGTATTCCATCCGAAATTAGGAGCGGTGACATCCTTGCAACGATCAGTACTATAGATCCAGCAGATGATATTCATACCTATCACTTGGAAGAAAATTTAAACCTAGCCATCGAAGGAAATCAACTAATTTGGACAGGTACAGATATAGCTCCTCAGAAAATAACCACTAGAATTATTAGTACTGATCGAGCTGGACAAAGTATCGACAGGGAAGTGACATTCCTCCGTGAAATAGCTCTCAATGAATTCTTGCTCTATCCTAATCCAGCAACTCATGAGACCAATGCAAAAGTCCAATTGGATGGAAGCGCGTCGGTAACTATAACGGTTTATGATATTACTGGAAGGATCTTGATCAATGAAACCACTTTTGAAGAGGAAACCTTTATTAGAACCTTAAACTTAGATGGCATGGCTACGGGTGTATACCTTGTACAAGTCAAAATCGGCTATCTTGTAATGACGCAACGATTGATGAAAAATTAA
- a CDS encoding DUF6733 family protein, producing MKNTFTKITLATRLVCICYFTTAFQQAFAQEEDRFSMDVQLFSDQFWGFYPYFSGAYKLNSKLDFTFYGILWAGGEGAAWGNWTEFGVGVGFEPAEGIYVSPQIGILGGSLLSKGADGSGILGDGIVPNFTVTLKKAKTEGEAAIWYYAPLRNEAPMGGTTLSYLHYLANFGFKASEFLSFGAHYEKLINTGGSNIAAPSTELEWLGPYIQFKNPKGGAFVRFTFGKDFYEGNESFYRLATGFSF from the coding sequence ATGAAAAACACATTTACAAAAATCACACTGGCGACCCGCTTAGTATGTATTTGCTACTTCACAACTGCATTTCAGCAAGCATTTGCTCAAGAAGAAGATCGGTTCAGTATGGATGTGCAATTGTTTTCAGACCAATTCTGGGGATTCTATCCCTATTTCTCGGGAGCTTACAAACTCAACAGCAAACTGGACTTTACATTCTACGGAATCCTATGGGCAGGTGGTGAAGGTGCTGCATGGGGTAACTGGACAGAATTTGGTGTAGGGGTGGGTTTTGAACCTGCTGAGGGCATCTATGTAAGCCCTCAAATTGGTATTCTGGGAGGTAGCTTGCTTTCCAAAGGGGCTGACGGATCGGGTATTTTGGGTGATGGTATCGTTCCTAATTTCACTGTCACACTTAAAAAGGCAAAAACCGAAGGAGAAGCCGCTATCTGGTACTACGCACCCTTGCGAAACGAAGCGCCTATGGGAGGCACCACCCTTTCTTACCTGCACTATTTAGCCAATTTTGGTTTCAAAGCATCTGAATTTTTATCCTTCGGAGCTCATTACGAAAAACTTATCAACACAGGAGGTTCCAATATTGCCGCGCCTTCTACCGAACTTGAGTGGTTGGGTCCCTATATCCAATTCAAAAATCCAAAGGGTGGAGCATTCGTGCGATTCACCTTTGGTAAAGACTTCTATGAAGGCAATGAATCCTTTTATAGACTGGCAACTGGTTTCAGTTTTTGA
- the hemE gene encoding uroporphyrinogen decarboxylase: protein MQLKNDLLIRAALGQPVERTPVWLMRQAGRILPEYRAVRESVSGFIELAQTPELAAEVTIQPVDILGVDAAIIFSDILVIPEAMGLPYEMVEKRGPWFPETVKSAADLKKLRIADGVDDLSYVIEAIKITKKALNGRVPLIGFAGAPWTIFAYMIEGSGSKTFSKARAMLYTQPEFSHQLLQMITDSTINYLKAQIEAGADLVQLFDSWAGILPPNHYEEFSLKYISQICDAIQSVPKTVFAKGAFFAREAMGKLDCQTIGLDWNMGIAESRAMIGPDKTLQGNLDPAALYGSDKEVAAATRLMMEQFKGTRHIANLGHGVYPDISPDKVKVFIETIQNF, encoded by the coding sequence ATGCAACTGAAAAACGACTTATTGATACGAGCAGCCCTCGGTCAACCGGTAGAACGAACGCCGGTTTGGTTGATGAGACAGGCTGGAAGAATATTGCCTGAATACCGAGCAGTACGAGAATCTGTCAGTGGATTTATCGAATTGGCACAAACTCCAGAATTAGCAGCGGAAGTCACCATTCAACCGGTGGATATTCTAGGTGTAGATGCAGCTATCATTTTTTCCGATATTCTGGTGATTCCCGAAGCCATGGGCTTACCCTATGAAATGGTAGAAAAAAGAGGACCATGGTTTCCAGAAACCGTAAAATCAGCTGCGGATTTAAAGAAGTTACGGATTGCTGATGGAGTGGATGATTTAAGCTACGTCATAGAAGCCATCAAAATCACTAAAAAAGCATTGAATGGAAGAGTCCCTTTGATAGGCTTTGCCGGTGCTCCATGGACAATTTTCGCTTACATGATCGAAGGGTCAGGAAGCAAGACGTTTTCTAAAGCGAGAGCGATGCTGTACACGCAACCGGAATTCTCCCATCAGTTGCTCCAAATGATTACAGATAGCACTATTAATTACCTCAAAGCTCAGATAGAAGCAGGGGCGGATTTAGTTCAGTTGTTTGATAGCTGGGCAGGTATCCTCCCTCCTAATCATTACGAAGAGTTTTCTTTAAAGTATATTTCCCAAATCTGCGATGCTATCCAATCTGTTCCTAAGACAGTATTTGCCAAAGGAGCATTCTTCGCAAGAGAAGCCATGGGCAAGTTAGATTGCCAAACCATTGGTCTCGATTGGAACATGGGTATTGCAGAGTCCAGAGCAATGATCGGCCCGGATAAAACGCTCCAGGGAAATCTTGATCCTGCAGCATTATACGGAAGCGACAAAGAAGTAGCTGCCGCTACTCGATTGATGATGGAACAGTTCAAAGGCACACGTCATATTGCCAACTTAGGACATGGAGTTTATCCGGATATTAGCCCAGATAAGGTCAAGGTCTTTATAGAAACTATCCAAAACTTTTAA
- a CDS encoding MOSC domain-containing protein, with protein sequence MKLQDIYIYPIKSLGGIRLEEAVLEERGFRYDRRWMLVDKAGMFITQRTHPILALLQVEIVADGLMVFHKQHPEKCIIVPFEPVSQHRIQVTIWEDTVEGQVVQEEVSAWFQQILGLDCELVCMPLSTQRKLKEKYAVNGESVSFADGMPYLIIGQESLNDLNSRLEKPVPMDRFRPNLVFSGGTPFVEDAWKEIKIGEAIFKVTKPCARCVLTTVDQATAEKGKEPLKTLATYRTFHNNVMFGQNMLLLEGEKVRVGDALKVVQ encoded by the coding sequence ATGAAATTACAGGATATCTATATTTACCCCATCAAGTCCTTGGGAGGCATTCGATTGGAGGAAGCAGTGTTGGAGGAGCGGGGATTTCGCTATGATAGGCGATGGATGTTGGTGGACAAAGCGGGCATGTTTATCACCCAGCGGACGCACCCAATCTTGGCACTGCTGCAAGTGGAGATTGTAGCGGATGGACTTATGGTATTTCATAAGCAGCATCCCGAGAAGTGCATAATAGTTCCGTTTGAACCGGTGTCCCAGCATAGGATTCAGGTGACAATCTGGGAGGATACAGTGGAAGGACAAGTTGTCCAAGAGGAAGTAAGTGCTTGGTTTCAACAAATCTTGGGATTGGACTGTGAGTTGGTATGTATGCCGCTTAGTACGCAGCGGAAATTGAAGGAGAAATATGCTGTGAATGGAGAGTCCGTTAGTTTTGCCGATGGCATGCCTTACTTGATCATCGGGCAGGAGTCTTTGAATGACTTGAATAGTAGGCTTGAAAAACCTGTTCCTATGGACCGCTTCCGTCCAAACCTGGTCTTTAGCGGAGGAACTCCTTTTGTGGAGGATGCCTGGAAAGAAATCAAAATAGGAGAGGCGATATTTAAAGTAACCAAGCCTTGTGCCCGCTGCGTCTTGACGACTGTTGATCAGGCCACTGCCGAAAAAGGCAAAGAGCCCTTAAAGACGCTTGCAACCTATCGAACCTTCCATAACAATGTCATGTTTGGCCAAAATATGTTGTTACTTGAGGGGGAAAAGGTTAGGGTAGGGGATGCATTAAAAGTAGTACAATAA
- a CDS encoding tetratricopeptide repeat protein — translation MTKINGSFFFNEHMYTKKLLSEFTIKCILVLGWCMLTIPARAQEGNKSRLEQNPETGELQAISALNPNTREDEKYPSKKWEALFNKPFSEKDLNNFDFFENAKKLDSASFYQLFEDIKASINPKDFNLLVKFSRIKAMLIHRKYHPNHFPSLTYTLDDLLNYAYLSQDDFLLARAYISFGRLMFEHQKYDLAASYILNGVKLLEIISFESIVQWDYTNLGEVLFHSKDYEQSITYSKKGLSIKTESIPLDHRILNTIGQNFQRLGLLDSAKFYFKKSIESTKSTNQKDWENINFHFLGELSFLTNDLAASKEYLTKSRLNLLEKVPEIAANSLLWSGKIALRESKLDSGIMLLNSSHQLLKAIPRKTIQMENYRKDIYLVMSEIYQQMGNADSTFFYYSKYSALNDSINSLAVLSDLEITESLIKNEQNTYKLAFLEIAEQKGRQQRNMLIFLLIFFCIGGLIYFVWQKARFRYKNHIAALEKQVLEKEVDSMKNQLNTFTKQLLEKGTLLEKLENQLLEKNNSEEQHKSLIALRSSRILTNEDWNQFRLLFEKVYPGFINRLKREKPDITLAELRIAVLIRMQLSAKEMAMILGISTGSAQRTRLRLKQRLELESEINLEEFLLNIN, via the coding sequence ATGACAAAAATCAACGGTTCATTTTTCTTTAATGAACACATGTACACTAAAAAGCTCCTAAGTGAATTTACAATCAAATGTATATTGGTTCTCGGATGGTGTATGTTGACAATTCCTGCTCGCGCTCAAGAAGGAAATAAATCAAGGCTTGAGCAAAATCCAGAAACAGGAGAGTTACAAGCAATTAGTGCTTTAAATCCTAACACTAGAGAAGATGAAAAATATCCCTCAAAAAAATGGGAAGCTCTTTTCAATAAACCCTTTTCAGAAAAAGACCTGAATAATTTTGATTTTTTTGAAAATGCTAAAAAACTGGATTCAGCATCTTTTTACCAACTATTTGAGGATATCAAAGCGTCTATAAACCCCAAAGATTTTAACCTTTTGGTAAAATTTTCTAGAATAAAGGCGATGTTGATTCATCGCAAATATCATCCAAATCATTTCCCAAGTTTGACATATACGCTTGACGACCTACTGAACTATGCGTATTTAAGTCAAGATGATTTTCTATTAGCTAGAGCTTATATTTCTTTTGGTAGGTTAATGTTTGAGCATCAAAAATACGATTTGGCTGCTAGCTACATTTTAAATGGCGTCAAATTACTGGAAATTATAAGCTTTGAAAGTATTGTGCAATGGGATTACACCAATTTAGGGGAAGTCCTTTTTCATTCGAAGGATTACGAACAATCAATAACATATTCCAAAAAAGGCCTTTCAATCAAAACGGAATCTATCCCATTAGATCACAGGATCTTGAATACCATAGGGCAGAATTTTCAGCGACTTGGATTATTGGATTCAGCAAAATTTTACTTCAAAAAATCAATTGAGTCTACTAAATCAACCAATCAAAAAGATTGGGAAAATATTAATTTCCATTTTCTGGGTGAATTGAGCTTTTTGACCAATGACCTAGCCGCTTCCAAGGAATACCTAACAAAGAGCCGCCTGAACCTTTTAGAAAAAGTACCTGAAATTGCTGCAAACTCTCTCTTGTGGTCAGGTAAGATTGCGCTGAGAGAAAGTAAATTGGATAGTGGAATCATGTTACTCAATTCGTCCCACCAACTACTTAAAGCTATTCCCAGAAAAACTATTCAAATGGAAAATTACCGCAAGGATATATACCTGGTAATGTCTGAAATCTATCAACAAATGGGAAATGCAGACAGTACATTTTTTTATTATTCAAAATATTCAGCTCTTAATGACTCTATCAATAGCTTAGCTGTGTTGAGTGATTTGGAGATTACAGAATCTTTGATAAAAAACGAACAAAATACCTATAAATTAGCCTTTCTTGAAATCGCAGAACAAAAAGGAAGACAACAAAGGAACATGCTCATATTCCTTCTTATTTTCTTTTGCATAGGCGGGCTTATCTATTTTGTATGGCAAAAAGCACGATTCCGATACAAAAACCACATTGCAGCACTTGAAAAGCAAGTCTTGGAAAAAGAAGTAGATTCCATGAAAAATCAATTGAATACTTTCACTAAGCAATTGTTAGAAAAGGGTACCCTTTTGGAAAAACTGGAAAATCAGCTCCTTGAAAAAAACAATTCAGAAGAGCAGCATAAAAGTTTAATCGCACTCAGATCTTCCCGAATATTGACTAATGAGGACTGGAATCAGTTTAGATTGCTTTTTGAAAAAGTCTACCCAGGCTTCATTAACCGTCTGAAACGGGAGAAGCCAGATATTACCCTAGCCGAACTCCGCATTGCTGTACTCATACGCATGCAACTCTCTGCAAAAGAAATGGCCATGATTTTGGGTATTTCTACTGGAAGTGCCCAACGTACCCGTTTGCGATTGAAACAGAGGCTTGAACTGGAGTCTGAAATCAATTTAGAAGAATTCCTTCTAAACATCAATTGA